Genomic DNA from Amycolatopsis alba DSM 44262:
CGGTTCGCGGTGGCACTCAAGCGGCTCCGGCTGTGCGCCACCCAGCCGAGGTTGCGCAACGCCTCGGCGGCGACGAGCGCGTCCAGGCAGGAGATCGACCAGTTCAGCTGCCGGGCCCGGATCGCCGCGCGCAATCCGGCGTCGGGAGTCCACATCACCCCGGTCCTGGTTCCCGCGATGCCGAACAGCTTGTTGGGGGAGAGCAACACGACGACGTTGCCCAGCCCGGACCAGATCATCGAACGCTGCGAGCCGCCGTCGGCGAAGTCGATGTACGCCTCGTCGACGATCAGTGTGGAGCGGGGGTTGTCCCGGCAGATCGCGGCCAGCTCCTCCGACGGCACGTACAGGCCCAGCGGGTTGTTGGGATTGGACAGCAGGACACATTCGTAGTGCCGCATCGCGTAGGCGACGCGGGCCGCCCTGGTCTCCGCGGTCTCCGGTACCCCGGCGTCCGGGCCGACATGGTTGGTGATCCACCGGATGCTGTCGGTGTAGTCGGGGGTGACCACCGCCGTGCTCCGCGTCGGGAAATGGGCCGACAGCAACCGGATGAACTCCGTGATGCCCCGCCCGGCCACCAGCTCGCCGCCGTCGGCCCCGAGGTACTCGGCGTAGGCCGAGACGAACAGTTCCTCGGCGTCGTAGGGATGTGCCCGCAGCGAACGGATGTCCACCGCGCGCAGCGCCGAGCCGACGCTGGTCGGCGGGCCGTACCGGTTGATGCAGGTGCCGAGGTCCAGATAAGCCCGCGCGCCGAGCGCGCGCAGATCCCCGCCCTGCCACTCGGTGGCTCCGGCCGCGGTCACCTTGGTCATCGGTTCGCGGCCTTGTGCAGTTCGACGAGTGTCTCGTTCTCGTCCAGCGCGACCACGGCGCCCTTCCGGAATCCCGCCGCCTCGGCGAGCCCGGTCAGTTCGGCGATGGTGTACTCGGATCCGCCCGGTGTCACCAGGCGCATGTTCAGGCTGGCGACCAGGTTCTCGACGTGACCGAAGTCGTCGGGCAGCATCCGGTCGACGACCACCAGCGTGCCGCCGGGGTTCACCGCCCGGTAGGCGTTCTCCACGATCCGCGCGCGCTCTTCCGGCGACCAGTCGTGCAGGATGTGGCTCAGCACCACCACGTCCGCCGCCGGGATCCGGTCGCGGAAGAAGTCGCCCGCCTGGAAGCGCACGGAGCCGGACCCGCCGATCTCGGCGCGGTACTCGTCGAAGAACGGCTCGATCTGCTCGCGGTCGAAGACGGTGATCTCCAGCTCGGGATGCGCTTCGGCGAGCTGGCTCGCGAGGTTGCCCCGCCCGCCGCCCGCGTCGACCACGGTGCGGC
This window encodes:
- a CDS encoding aminotransferase class I/II-fold pyridoxal phosphate-dependent enzyme, translated to MTKVTAAGATEWQGGDLRALGARAYLDLGTCINRYGPPTSVGSALRAVDIRSLRAHPYDAEELFVSAYAEYLGADGGELVAGRGITEFIRLLSAHFPTRSTAVVTPDYTDSIRWITNHVGPDAGVPETAETRAARVAYAMRHYECVLLSNPNNPLGLYVPSEELAAICRDNPRSTLIVDEAYIDFADGGSQRSMIWSGLGNVVVLLSPNKLFGIAGTRTGVMWTPDAGLRAAIRARQLNWSISCLDALVAAEALRNLGWVAHSRSRLSATANRMEALLRTRYPGVVTGVPVHYRFVYTEDAEREHERLLRHGVVVRVFSGAQPGRVSGLRITAPTEAEYPVLAAALRGD